A portion of the Calothrix sp. 336/3 genome contains these proteins:
- a CDS encoding caspase family protein produces the protein MANNWAIAIGINQYQFFQGLGCAQADAEALKDFLVIEAGFLQQQCLLMTDTSAPLGDRSTYPTKENILLLIEDLAAACWQPGDRLWFLFSGYGVNYQGQDYLMPIEGKANAIAETGIEVRSLMQSLQVTSVEVILLLDINRVFASQGHTPVGQETIELAQELQIPTILSCQPEQYSHESAELGHGFFTSALLEALRSGNGNTLIDLERYLSIRTPELCQHYWRPTQNPVTIVPYRDTVSSHSHNKLDWISELSHDDIYAAALPSPNAQNHFPQKYSAWHQVAETRQPEITSIYTEDKPEEVIDKTSATNPVATSTPSSISRLQNRVSQIFDRASLWQPFIIWGASTTLALGLISVIYFRSNSPESKSQTSSQIANLNNQSRAQVAPPTPKTLSRDVREQMQPISPDVPTIDTKESPTITPKALASFDTPPPPPSSPESPIAPPPPTASPSPQVTVTTTSKPATAEQEQRNQSILKTAASMVNDNQASNVQEAIAIAKQIKPGEPLYQEAQGQILAWNQKILQIANNRAKQGKYSSAIAAAKLITSDNPTHSPAQTAIQKWRQQAKQHLSNKTVLEAANLLIEPGQASSYNRAIEVAKKVPQDEPGFPAAQKSINQWSEKILDIAKKRASKGEYKTAINTAKLVPEGTTSHKKAQQAMEKWQKKTRN, from the coding sequence ATGGCAAACAATTGGGCGATCGCTATAGGCATTAATCAATATCAATTTTTTCAAGGTTTGGGGTGCGCTCAAGCTGATGCTGAAGCGTTAAAAGACTTTTTAGTAATTGAAGCTGGTTTTTTACAACAACAGTGTTTGTTAATGACAGACACCTCCGCACCCCTAGGAGATAGATCAACCTATCCCACCAAGGAAAATATCCTGTTGCTCATTGAAGATTTGGCGGCTGCTTGCTGGCAACCAGGAGACAGACTATGGTTTTTGTTTAGTGGCTATGGTGTCAACTACCAAGGGCAAGATTATCTTATGCCCATTGAAGGTAAGGCAAACGCGATTGCAGAGACTGGAATTGAAGTGCGATCGCTAATGCAATCTCTCCAAGTTACATCTGTGGAAGTAATTCTCCTACTAGATATTAACCGTGTCTTTGCTAGCCAAGGACATACCCCCGTAGGACAGGAAACTATCGAACTTGCCCAGGAATTACAAATACCGACAATCCTATCTTGTCAACCGGAACAATATTCCCATGAAAGTGCAGAGTTAGGTCATGGGTTTTTTACCTCTGCTCTGTTAGAAGCTTTACGCTCTGGGAATGGAAATACCCTCATCGATTTAGAGCGCTATTTAAGTATTCGCACTCCTGAATTATGCCAACATTACTGGCGACCTACACAAAATCCTGTCACCATTGTTCCTTATCGAGATACGGTAAGCTCTCACTCTCATAACAAGTTGGATTGGATTTCTGAACTTAGTCATGATGATATCTATGCAGCTGCCCTACCATCTCCTAATGCACAGAATCATTTCCCCCAAAAATACAGTGCATGGCATCAAGTTGCAGAAACTAGACAACCAGAAATCACTAGTATTTATACTGAAGATAAACCAGAAGAGGTTATAGATAAAACTAGTGCCACTAATCCAGTAGCAACTTCCACACCATCTTCTATCAGCCGCCTCCAAAATCGTGTCAGTCAAATATTTGACCGAGCTTCCCTGTGGCAGCCATTCATTATTTGGGGAGCCAGTACTACCCTTGCCTTGGGTTTAATTTCTGTTATCTATTTCCGTAGCAATTCTCCCGAAAGTAAAAGTCAGACTAGTTCCCAGATCGCCAATCTCAACAATCAAAGTCGGGCGCAGGTTGCACCACCAACACCAAAAACTCTCTCTAGGGATGTTCGGGAACAAATGCAGCCAATATCTCCAGATGTTCCAACCATTGATACTAAAGAAAGTCCCACTATTACTCCTAAAGCCTTAGCATCATTTGATACTCCACCCCCTCCCCCCTCATCCCCAGAATCGCCGATCGCGCCACCACCACCAACAGCTTCACCCTCTCCGCAGGTGACGGTAACAACTACCTCCAAACCTGCCACGGCAGAGCAGGAGCAACGGAACCAAAGTATACTAAAGACTGCGGCTTCCATGGTGAATGACAATCAAGCAAGTAATGTTCAAGAGGCGATCGCCATTGCCAAGCAAATCAAACCTGGTGAACCTTTATACCAAGAAGCCCAAGGGCAAATTCTGGCTTGGAATCAGAAGATTCTCCAAATCGCTAATAACCGAGCTAAACAAGGTAAATATTCCAGCGCGATCGCTGCTGCTAAGTTGATTACTAGTGATAATCCCACTCACTCCCCAGCACAAACAGCTATTCAAAAATGGCGACAACAAGCGAAACAACATTTAAGTAATAAAACTGTTCTGGAAGCAGCAAATTTGCTAATTGAGCCAGGGCAAGCTTCTAGTTACAATCGTGCCATTGAAGTGGCGAAAAAGGTTCCACAGGATGAACCTGGTTTCCCTGCTGCTCAAAAATCTATCAATCAATGGAGTGAAAAAATCCTGGATATCGCGAAAAAACGCGCCTCTAAGGGAGAATATAAAACTGCTATCAATACTGCCAAGCTCGTACCGGAAGGCACAACATCTCACAAAAAAGCCCAACAAGCTATGGAAAAATGGCAGAAAAAAACTCGTAACTAG
- the rpmF gene encoding 50S ribosomal protein L32, whose translation MAVPKKKTSKSKRDKRRATWRHKAVVQAEKALSLGKSILTGRSTFVYPTAEEEEEE comes from the coding sequence ATGGCTGTCCCTAAGAAGAAAACTTCCAAATCCAAGCGCGACAAGCGTCGTGCTACCTGGAGACACAAAGCTGTTGTCCAAGCAGAAAAAGCTTTGTCTTTAGGCAAATCCATTTTGACTGGACGTTCCACCTTTGTCTATCCAACTGCGGAAGAGGAAGAGGAAGAGTAA
- a CDS encoding sulfite oxidase-like oxidoreductase: MLGKFFQKPAPGENDRVPPGQHLTKGFPIMTYGAAPQISIEEWEFRIWGLATPKVLRWDDFMALPHHEFTADFHCVTRWSKLDVKWTGIKVTDLMQLIEVDPQAAHVMQHCYGGYTTNIPLADLIKEENFFAFQLFGEPLPVEHGGPLRLVVPHLYAWKSAKWINGLEFLQREESGFWERNGYHHRGEPWAEERYSL, from the coding sequence ATGCTGGGAAAATTCTTCCAAAAACCTGCACCGGGAGAAAATGATCGAGTCCCTCCAGGTCAGCATCTCACCAAAGGTTTCCCTATTATGACCTATGGTGCTGCTCCGCAAATCAGTATCGAAGAGTGGGAATTTCGGATTTGGGGTTTAGCAACACCCAAGGTATTGAGGTGGGATGATTTCATGGCATTGCCTCACCACGAATTTACCGCAGATTTTCACTGTGTAACTAGATGGTCAAAACTCGATGTCAAATGGACAGGTATAAAAGTCACTGACTTGATGCAACTGATTGAAGTTGATCCCCAAGCTGCCCATGTTATGCAACATTGTTATGGCGGTTACACCACAAATATTCCCCTGGCAGACTTAATCAAAGAAGAGAATTTCTTTGCCTTCCAACTCTTCGGTGAACCCTTACCAGTAGAACACGGGGGTCCCCTGCGGTTAGTAGTCCCCCATTTATATGCTTGGAAAAGTGCGAAGTGGATTAATGGTTTAGAATTTTTGCAGCGAGAAGAGTCAGGTTTTTGGGAGCGCAATGGTTATCACCATCGTGGTGAACCCTGGGCAGAAGAAAGATATAGTTTGTAG
- a CDS encoding aldehyde dehydrogenase, whose translation MISQVEITGIIQNQKKFFSTNQSKNLEFRIHQLKTLKKLIINHESEIIQALQTDLGKPFYEAFGTEIFVLLTEINYVLKNLRKWVKPQSVSIPLQFLPGRGKIIPEPLGVVLIISPWNYPLQLVIAPLIGAIAAGNCAIIKPSEVAAATSQLIARLISEYFAHDYITVITGGVETTQALLTEKFDHIFFTGGAAVGKIIMAAAAKHLTPVTLELGGKSPCIVDHDINLEVTARRILWGKFLNCGQTCLAPDYLLVDARIKADLISEFRKCLREFYGENPVNSPDYGRIINQARFDKLLHLLESTEIIMGGENNPQERYIAPTIVNNVRWDHPLMQEEIFGPILPIIEYTNISEAIAHINSQPQPLALYLFSHQKSLQEQVLTTTSSGGVCINDTILHRGVPTLPFGGVSNSGIGSYHGKFSFDRFSHHKSVFQNPVWLDLKWRYAPYAGKIGFLRRFL comes from the coding sequence ATGATTTCTCAAGTTGAAATTACTGGAATTATTCAAAATCAGAAAAAGTTCTTCTCAACTAATCAAAGCAAAAATCTTGAATTTCGTATCCATCAATTAAAAACATTAAAAAAATTAATTATTAACCATGAGTCAGAAATTATCCAAGCCCTGCAAACTGATTTAGGTAAACCGTTTTATGAAGCTTTTGGAACGGAGATTTTTGTCTTATTAACAGAGATTAATTATGTCCTCAAAAATCTTCGTAAATGGGTAAAACCTCAATCAGTTTCAATACCTCTACAATTTCTACCAGGAAGGGGAAAAATTATCCCAGAACCCCTTGGAGTTGTTTTAATTATTTCTCCTTGGAATTACCCTTTACAGTTAGTAATTGCTCCTTTAATTGGGGCGATCGCCGCCGGAAATTGTGCAATTATCAAACCTTCAGAAGTTGCTGCGGCTACTTCTCAATTAATTGCTCGCTTAATTTCTGAATATTTTGCCCATGACTATATTACTGTCATTACAGGTGGTGTAGAAACAACTCAAGCATTATTAACAGAAAAATTTGACCATATCTTTTTTACTGGGGGGGCTGCCGTTGGTAAAATTATTATGGCTGCTGCCGCAAAGCATTTGACTCCCGTCACCTTAGAATTGGGTGGTAAAAGTCCTTGTATTGTCGATCATGATATTAATTTAGAAGTGACCGCTAGACGAATTCTTTGGGGTAAGTTTCTCAATTGTGGGCAAACTTGTTTAGCACCAGATTATTTGTTAGTAGATGCCAGAATTAAAGCAGATTTAATCTCGGAATTCCGGAAGTGCTTACGGGAATTTTACGGTGAAAATCCAGTTAATAGTCCAGATTATGGTCGAATAATTAATCAAGCACGCTTTGATAAATTACTGCATCTTCTGGAATCTACTGAAATAATTATGGGAGGAGAAAATAATCCTCAAGAGCGTTATATTGCTCCCACTATTGTGAACAATGTCCGTTGGGATCATCCTTTGATGCAGGAAGAAATATTTGGTCCTATTTTACCAATTATCGAATATACCAATATCTCCGAGGCGATCGCCCACATTAATTCCCAACCTCAACCCTTAGCTTTATACCTGTTCTCCCATCAAAAAAGCCTGCAAGAACAAGTATTAACAACTACTTCTTCCGGTGGTGTCTGTATCAATGACACCATTCTCCATAGGGGTGTACCCACTTTACCCTTCGGTGGTGTAAGTAATAGTGGTATCGGTAGTTACCACGGAAAATTTAGCTTTGACCGATTTTCTCACCATAAAAGTGTGTTCCAAAACCCTGTTTGGTTGGATTTAAAATGGCGCTACGCACCCTATGCAGGTAAGATAGGATTTTTGCGGCGCTTCCTTTAA